The Sinomicrobium kalidii region TTGGCCTTAAATCCGGCATATAGAAGTCCGCCTCTTCTTCGGTGAAGAAAATTTTTCATACTTTTAAAAATGTTTAAGTGTGGTTAAATTTTGGTTTAATCACCGTTCCGAAATCGGGAAATGCGTCACCATTTTCCGATTTTTTGTTCCTGCTTCCGGTCAGGACAGTGATACGTTTCCGAATAATTTCCGTCAGTCTGCTGGTCGTTTCATAAATATTTGAGTTTTAGCGTTAGTTTATTCTATGATTATTTTATCCTTTTTCACGGTGTATTTTATACCATAGGTGATCTCCAGGTATTCCAGTACCTTTTCTACCGGTTCACTGCCAAAACTGGCATTGAATTCTTCGCTGGCAAGGTTTTTATTGTGAATACTGATGGACACGTTGTAATGCCTTTCAAGTTTTCTGAGGATGTTTTCAAAGGTCATGTTCCTGAAAACGAGTTCGCCATTCATCCAGGAAGTGTATACCCCGGTTTCCACCGGCTTTATCGTTAAACGTTTCTCACGGCGGTCAAAACTGCCTTTATGTCCCGGAGTGAGCATGGTTTTCGAAACGGTATCGGTTTTGTCTTCATATAATCCGACGGAACCCTCTACCAGTACCACATCAGTCAGACGGTCTTCCGGGTAAACGGAAACATTAAACCGCGTACCGAATACTTTTACCTGAAGCCCACCGGTATTTACTATAAAAGGATGTTCTTTGTTCTCTGTTACTTCAAAAAAGGCCTCCCCGGTAAGGAATACCTCCCTGTTCCCTTCCGATGAAAAGCTTTCCGGATATTTCAGGGTGGTCCCGGCATTCAGATATGCTGTTGTACCATCTGAAAGCACCACGTCAAAACGTTTCCCGTAGGGCACTTTTAATGTATTGTAAGCCATTTTGTTTTCTTTCTCCGAAGCGGTATAGGTCAACCGGTTTTTGTCCTGTTTTCCCACCACATGCCCGGAACTTCCTATAACTTCACCGGAGTTTCCGGGTTCGATTACCCTTACCTCCCCGTTACCCAGTTCCAGTGTGACGGATTCTTCCTGCACAGTGGTTTCAGGACTGTTTTCAAAAAGCGCGGCAGCCAGGAAAAACGTCCCGGCGGAGATTAAGACAAGGATAAACGCTGCAACGGTTAAATACCTTTTTTTAAAGCGTTTCTTCCGTATCGGAACGACCTTGTCTTTTTTTTGACCTTTTTCCAGGATTTTATGATAAATAGCATCGGCCTTACTTTCC contains the following coding sequences:
- a CDS encoding FecR family protein, yielding MKDKKDIRLLFEKFVLGECSGKETEEVVAFFREQTPSGEIPSVEDILELLEERPGMEESKADAIYHKILEKGQKKDKVVPIRKKRFKKRYLTVAAFILVLISAGTFFLAAALFENSPETTVQEESVTLELGNGEVRVIEPGNSGEVIGSSGHVVGKQDKNRLTYTASEKENKMAYNTLKVPYGKRFDVVLSDGTTAYLNAGTTLKYPESFSSEGNREVFLTGEAFFEVTENKEHPFIVNTGGLQVKVFGTRFNVSVYPEDRLTDVVLVEGSVGLYEDKTDTVSKTMLTPGHKGSFDRREKRLTIKPVETGVYTSWMNGELVFRNMTFENILRKLERHYNVSISIHNKNLASEEFNASFGSEPVEKVLEYLEITYGIKYTVKKDKIIIE